The genomic region tacatacacctACGTACGTAGGTGCTGGGACCGCCTGGGCTGGGTCTAGGCCCTGCAGGACATGGATGGGCGTGTTTTAGAGGACAAGAGACCACTCATCATTACCCAGGATCTGCCTAACATCTCTCCACATAGAGATCGCGCCAGCTTTTCCTGGACTGCAGCCCTCCCTTCCCTTTGCCTTTCTACCCCTGGCTAGAGCCccagcctcctcttccttttaTTCACTGGGCTATGTTTCAGAGGCAGAGAGGAGCTCAACTCGCTAATTAGCATCAAGATCGATCAGTCGTGATATCCATCACTGCGGCGCTTTAAAGAGTTTTAGAGTCTCTAACTGAAtataagtctttttcttttttttttcttcatgCAAGTTTCAACCTGCTTTTCAAGTAGGTTTACAGACGCACACTGGACAATTTATCCCAACTACCGATCCACCATGGGGTCTATCGGCAACGACAGCTCATGTCTATTTAGCGCGAACGTCAGGGAGCACTTAATCTCTCTTCCAACCCTGAGCATAAGGGTCTGCATACAGAGTCATGTGACTTGGAACGTGATGGACTTTGAGTATGTGCTAGGTAGTTCATTCAATAGTTCTTCTGGACGGATTCAGACGCCTCACCGGGTAAAATTGACGCACATTACATATCTTCTTTACTCGTCTAGCTATTGGGATAATAATGAGGCTAAGAAACTCATATGACGCTCAGCACAAGGACGACACACTTGTCTAGTTCTTCTAGAATGATATTTGACAAGGTTCCACTCTTAGCGCATCTAATAGACCGCTGCTAAGTGTCCGCTTGAGACAGTCCCTGAAGCTCATAACCCTTTTTCACATCCTCGTCCTATCCAAGACTAGCAAGGTCTCATTTCTCGACTGCTGTGGTATCCAATGTCAGTCACATTCCGATAATCAACACTTAAGTGCAACACAGAATCACGCGCCACAACGAACTGTTCCCCGTCCCCCGAGTCAAGAATGACTGGCTCCAGCAGCCACAGAAAGAAGCAAAACTTCCTTGCCTCGTTACGTAGCGCATACACCACCTGCTGATGAGCGCATACGGTACCGTCTGCTTGTCTCAGCTGCAGCTAATGTCGCCTAGTCACAGTGATGCGATGTTGACTTGGTGTAATGATTCACAGTTGTGGAACAAACAGTTGCGATTTCTGAGACTGTAGGGAGGGACGGATATGCGCAGTGGAACATGGCCGTCAACCCGTATATGGGCTGAGACTAGTATTTGGTCTGATTATGAGTTTATCCTCATCTTATGCGGTAAGGTATAGTTCTCCAGACTCTGACATTCCTCCGGGATTGGATTTTGTGCATAGCCGGTTTATTCATCTTATGTTGCATTTCCTGACCGGTCTCTGCAAAGTTCCAGAAGCATATTAATCACGGGCCATCGTGTATAATCACAGGTGTTGAAAGTCTGGAGGCTTTGAACCACCCGTAGCTACTCCGAAGCTTCTACCAATACCTGTTGCACATGCACCGCATGCCAGAGCTTTTCATGGAACTGGCCCCTAAGTCTTCAGCAAGCATATAATACTTACCCTTCACGATCAATTTCCAGTGTTCTACGGACCATGAACTCTCGAACTAGACAACAGGGGCAGCGCGAAGAGTTACTTTGAGTCAATCGTCCGCCAACTGTCCTCCTTTGAACGCAGTAGCTGGTCTCATCCTAGAAGGACATATGTAATAGATCCTCCGGCCGTGGTAAGAGTTCGAAAGAGATACAGGCCTCTCGATGCAATACATTCGATAGTGGCTCGGATCTTCCGAGGGACATATTGTCTCATGCTGTGCGTAGTTCTCTAGTCGATTTTTCGTTGTGACTCTTGCTCGTTGTCATATTGTAATCTGAAGTTCGCGCCGTCTTCCGTATTTCACTCAGCATCAGCCCAAGAGTTGCTGGGAATCAGAACAAAAAAAACCaagtaaaatataaactGTCAAGTAATAATGGAAAAAGTTCTTGTCGGTGGAGAGGCTCGAACTCTCGACCTTTGGATGACTCTGACTTCTCGCCAGATCAAACTGATTTCAGATATGAGACCAACGCTCTAACCAACTGAGCCACACCGACCATTTTTGACATTCAAAACGTTCAAACTGATGATTAATAAGGTTACGACAAGTAGAAAAAGGTCAACAACCTTCAACAATGGGCAAATGCCTTATGACCGGTGAGATCTCATAACTCTGCTGCCATTGACTCTTCGACGTACCTCTAAACGCGGGGCGTTTGCTATGTTGATTCGGAGAAACGTGATCGGACTCTACGGGAGGTCACGCCGTGAGAATAATCACAACATCGGGAGAATTCGTGAAGCCAAATACGGAGTTTTGTCGTATTTCGGTGTTTAACATGGCCTCGGTGTTGGAAGGGAAGATGCTTGGGTATTCAATTGACTGCTGCTAGAGGTGGTTCGGGTTGTACCAAGAATAACAATCAATGCATGGTGGGTGGATGTTGAGTCAACGAGACACCGACCTACAGCCAGTTAACACAGTCATGCAATGTGCCACGACAGTCGACTGcctagtattttaatttcaCATTAAGTCAAGCAGAAACCTCAGGAGTCTAGTATGATACTACAGAGATCCAATTCAAACTCATGAGTAGTAAAAACTGAGAGGCAAAAAAGGAACATATTCCATGAGACGATCTTCAGGGTAACCAGCCCAGCAGGGCCAATGGAATTGTATGACATAGGCTAATGGGATTAACTTTTGAGCTGGACCCCAGCAACCAGTGGCTAATGACCCCGCACCTCCAAAAACCAGACCTAATTGACCCCGCCAATTCAGTGTTCATCCTCCTGTATCGCTTCTGAGGCTCACGCTCGGCACAGTTGAGCTTTTTTGCCGCATGCGCTAACCTGTCCCTAGCTCACCACTTGTACCTCTGTGAGTCTGTGGTGGCCGTCTTCGGAACCCGTAGGCCAAAAAAACGGAAAATTTTCTTTGGGCAAGAGGGACCTCTCTGGAGAGCTACTTCTACTTCTACCTGGATCCTCCCACATGCTTTTAACTCTCTTcccttcctcctccttcactCACTCAATCATCAATCTTAAGAGAGACATCCCACCTGTTTCTTTTCTCGCACTCACCAACAACCTTAACAATGTCTCCCACAAACGCCGAGTATGCGCTCTCTCAGTCGCACAAGGAGGTGAGCTACCCCCCCCGCCATTGCCCCTCGTTCCATTATCGAGGGTATACAAGATCCATTGACTCACACTCCTTTAGATGCTCGAGAAGTCTCTCCTCGACTCCGACCCTGAGGTCGCCTCCATCATGGTATGTCATACTCAATTGAGTACCTTGGCCATTTCCAGTCAACAATGACTTACGTCCGCTACAgaaggatgagatcaagCGTCAGCGCGAGTCCATTATCCTCATCGCCTCCGAGAACATCACCTCCCGCGCTGTCTTCGATGCCCTTGGTTCCCCCATGTCCAACAAGTACTCTGAGGGTTACCCCGGTGCTCGTTACTACGGTGGCAACCAGCACATCGACCAGATCGAGCGTCTCTGCCAGCAGCGTGCTCTTGAGGCTTTCCACCTCGACTCCGAGAAGTGGGGTGTCAACGTCCAGTGCCTCTCTGGATCCCCTGCCAACCTCCAGGTCTACCAGGCTATCATGCCTGTCCACGGTCGTCTCATGGGTCTCGACCTTCCCCATGGTGGCCATCTGAGCCACGGTTACCAGACTCCCCAGAAGAAGTGAGTTTGCCAACAGTTCAGTTCTGTTACGCCTGTGGCAATATGCTAATCATACAAAAGGATCTCTGCCATCTCTACTTACTTTGAGACCATGCCTTACCGTGTCGACCTTGACACCGGCATCATTGACTATGATACTCTCCAGAAGAACGCCATCCTCTTCCGCCCCAAGGTCCTTGTTGCCGGTACCTCTGCTTACTGCCGTCTCATTGACTACGAGCGTATGCGCAAGATCGCCGACTCCGTTGGTGCCTACCTTGTTGTCGATATGGCTCACATCTCCGGTCTCATTGCTGCCGAGGTCATCCCCACTCCCTTCAAGTACGCCGACATTGTCACAACCACCACCCACAAGTCTCTCCGTGGTCCCCGTGGTGCTATGATCTTCTTCCGCAAGGGCGTCCGCTCCGTCGATGCCAAGACCGGCAAGGAGACGCTCTACGACCTCGAGAACCCTATCAACTTCTCCGTTTTCCCCGGTCACCAGGGTGGTCCCCACAACCACACCATCACTGCTCTGGCTGTTGCCCTGAAGCAGGCTGCCAGCCCCGACTTCAAGGCCTACCAGGAGAAGGTTATTTCCAACGCCAAGACCCTGGAGAACACTTTCAAGACTCTCGGCCACAAGCTCGTGTCTGACGGCACTGACAGCCACATGGTCCTCGTCGACCTCCGCCAGCACAACCTGGACGGTGCCCGTGTTGAGGCCGTCCTTGAGCAGATCAACATTGCTTGCAACAAGAACTCCATCCCCGGTGACAAGTCTGCTCTCACCCCTTGCGGTATCCGTATTGGTACCCCCGCCATGACTTCTCGTGGCTTCGGAGAGAAGGAGTTCGAGCGTGTCGGCAAGTACATTGATGAGGCTATCAAGATCTGCaaggaggagcaggctgCTCTCCCCAAGGAggccaacaagctcaaggactTCAAGGCTCGCGTCGCCAGCGGTGAGGTCCAGAAGATCAACGacctcaagaaggagattgcCTCTTGGTGCAATGACTTCCCTCTTCCCGTTGAGGGCTGGCGTCTGGATGCCGGCATCTAAGATGCTGGAGACATGATTGCTCCTCCAAAGGTCATCCATCTCTCAACATGATGTGATGCCTTTACTCTCCAACACGCATTTAACATGGATGAGGCAAATGGCGAAACGTTCAACAAGCATGCATTTCATCACGGCGCAGATACCTAGTTTGTTTTTTTGGTCAGGGCTTTTTTTCAGGTCGGGATATATAAGCATCCTTCAACACAAGATGGAATCGCTGGAAAAAAGGTAGTGGGAGTTGGGTTATGTTTATGATATCTGAGATGGTTATTCCCTCTCTCTAGCTGTTTTGTCACTCTACCCACTGGAATGGAATCAAGATCAGTTGGAAATGCACTCCACAATGAATAGCACACAGCTAAATAAATTCAATGGCTGAAGCAAAGGACTCCTCGTCTTATCTGATTCGTGAAAGTGTTCCGACTTGACAACAGTGATAGTTTCCAATTGAGATCTCTGTCTTGACCCCCTTAGTTCGCCGTTAGCAAAACTGGTAACTTCATATGCAAGCTGTGAGATGTGGGCTAGTAAGGTAAGAGCACATTGAGGTATTTGAAAATGACCAAGAGAAAGGTCAGAGGCTCATCACCCATTATATACAAATTGCAACTGCTGACACATCGTTTGTCTGCTCAACATCACAACATTGGTAGCTTGCCTTCATGTTCAATCATCGCTTATTCCTTTATTTGCTGCTTCTCAACCGCATATCCCATTTGGCCCTGGATCCAAGGCTTTCCATCTCATGAAACAAGTGCTTAACCCTTTCGCCACCAGTCCATCCATCCAGGTCCTTTCtaagaaagagaaaatagaCAACGAGGTCCGTATATAATAAACGCAACATCCTGCCATGCACCCCGACGTACTTGTGCCCATCCTCATTAGTCCATCAGGTGTTGACCTTTTCCATACGCCGGCTAGCCATCAAGAGTCAAACCACCCACATAATGCCTGCTTTTGTTGTCCGAAGGAAATCACGACTTGAAAGCCACTCGCGCAACACATCGTGTACGAGTGGTGAAGTTAGGTACAATGGCCTTTCGTCTTCATGTATCGAATAAGCAAGTGCTGTGCCAACCCCAGAGCTCCGAATAGAAACGACCAGTAAAGAAAGAGACAGAAACGCCTTGGATGGATGATTTATTGAGTGGTTGCTCATATGCAAGATAAAAGAATAACGACAAAACCAAAGACCAGCTTCAAAAGCCCATAAAATGTTTGCCAGGGGTATGTAAAAGGGCGTCAATACCAAATGTATGAAAAGTAGTACATGATTTATATGAAAAGTAAGTTGTAAGGCACTGGCACAACAGAGTGAGTGCATGTTTGCGAGAGCGGGCATGGTATGGTGTCTATGGAGGACACCAAACTCTCGAATAGTTTATAGTTGCCTGAGGCGTTGCACGCCACTACGGAGCAATGCTTTCTGGGCTCATCATGCCGACAGTGTCGTCCTTGTCTGTTTGGCTGGCGTTGCCCTGACTATGTATGCTGTCCTGCCTCTCCATGTTTGGAGCCAAAGCAAGAACTGCAGGGTTGGGGGCCGAGCCAGTTGCTGCACTCAtggacttcttcttgccaggGGTAGTACCTGGTGCGCCCTTTTCGGGTGATGCGTTTGCATTGGCTTTGGCCTCGGCGGCGGCagcttccatcttcttcttcttcttcgcgaGTGCCAATTGCTCCTTAGGAGATCGTTTCTGAGCGGTTACAATCTTTCCACTCGCGCCCAACCGTGGACGAGGTTTCTTTTGCTTGGTAGGCAGGTCTTCGTCCTCCACAAGGGGCTGATCGCCATTAGCGTGCAGCTTAGCCAGgaagaagttcttgaccAGGCCAATTTGTTCCTGAATGTTCTCCTTAGTGACTGGCTCTGAAGAAGGCAGTGGTTCAAAGAGATCAGTGGCTGCTTCGCCAGTCGTCTGTGTCTGCATCTGGTATTGATTGCGGACTCTAGTTTGCAAAAGATGCAAGGGCACGGAGATCATATCAAGTCCCATCTCCTTATCCAGACCCAAGGCCCGGAAACCAAAGAAATCTTCACCAAGGTCCTCAGCAAAGTCACCACTAACGAACTGCTCACTGCCGTCTTTGAAAGCACCAACCCCATCAGTTCCGGCATCTTGAGCCAGAGCAGGTCGTAATAGGTCAGTGAGATGAAGCTTCATCCGCTCATGTAGAGCATCTAACTTGGTGCTCAAACGATCGAGCTCATCCTTCG from Fusarium fujikuroi IMI 58289 draft genome, chromosome FFUJ_chr04 harbors:
- a CDS encoding probable glycine hydroxymethyltransferase, cytosolic; this encodes MSPTNAEYALSQSHKEMLEKSLLDSDPEVASIMKDEIKRQRESIILIASENITSRAVFDALGSPMSNKYSEGYPGARYYGGNQHIDQIERLCQQRALEAFHLDSEKWGVNVQCLSGSPANLQVYQAIMPVHGRLMGLDLPHGGHLSHGYQTPQKKISAISTYFETMPYRVDLDTGIIDYDTLQKNAILFRPKVLVAGTSAYCRLIDYERMRKIADSVGAYLVVDMAHISGLIAAEVIPTPFKYADIVTTTTHKSLRGPRGAMIFFRKGVRSVDAKTGKETLYDLENPINFSVFPGHQGGPHNHTITALAVALKQAASPDFKAYQEKVISNAKTLENTFKTLGHKLVSDGTDSHMVLVDLRQHNLDGARVEAVLEQINIACNKNSIPGDKSALTPCGIRIGTPAMTSRGFGEKEFERVGKYIDEAIKICKEEQAALPKEANKLKDFKARVASGEVQKINDLKKEIASWCNDFPLPVEGWRLDAGI